A stretch of Stigmatopora argus isolate UIUO_Sarg chromosome 22, RoL_Sarg_1.0, whole genome shotgun sequence DNA encodes these proteins:
- the oatx gene encoding solute carrier family 22 member 6, with translation MGFSELLDQMGGFGRYQWLHVTLISFPGLLMASQNLLNNFVSGTPGHRCSLSANHSFWNLTREADGEDALRAFIPPDPSGTRLDRCRRYVTPQWQMLKANGSNNASDAHTESCVDGWTFDRSEFSATTVSEWELVCSLRPLKQMIQTVYMGGVLAGAVIYGGLSDRFGRRSILIWSYLQLGVLGTCCAFSQSYWVYCTFRFLSGMAVSGIILNSVSLKVEWIPTKTRTLVGTLTSFYFTFGQMVLAGLAYWLRDWRKLHVAVCAPHILFFAYSWWFAESARWLLLRQRPGEALKTLRRVARINGKAHVSDGLTPEVLRSHMSKELETDQQSLTAYDLLRTPAMRRISIGLIAVWFSTSFAYYGLAMDLQKFGVSIYVIQLIFGAVDIPAKVAALGMLSFLGRRVSQAACLLASALIIFSNIFVPAEQQVVRTTLACLGKAFTSASFTTVYLYTGELYPTVIRQTGMGLVSTMARVGSMAAPAVLILDEVFPALPSVVYGGAAVLASGFACILPETLNVPLPDTVQDVEDRWSGTKAAAERKDAASGDEQAALPLKQVKDADGGSGLNAL, from the exons ATGGGCTTCAGTGAGCTGCTCGACCAG ATGGGGGGTTTCGGCCGGTACCAGTGGCTCCACGTGACCCTGATCAGTTTCCCGGGCCTCCTGATGGCCAGTCAGAACCTTCTCAACAATTTTGTCTCCGGGACCCCCGGCCACCGCTGCAGCCTGTCGGCCAATCACAGCTTTTGGAATCTGACGCGGGAG GCGGACGGCGAAGACGCGTTGAGGGCCTTCATTCCGCCGGACCCGTCGGGTACCAGACTGGACCGCTGCCGCAG GTACGTGACACCTCAGTGGCAGATGCTGAAAGCCAACGGATCCAACAATGCCAGTGATGCGCACACCGAAAGCTGCGTGGACGGATGGACTTTTGACCGCTCCGAGTTCAGCGCCACCACCGTTTCCGAg TGGGAGCTGGTGTGCTCCCTGCGTCCCCTCAAGCAGATGATCCAGACCGTGTACATGGGCGGCGTCTTAGCCGGCGCCGTCATCTACGGCGGCCTGTCCGACAG GTTCGGCCGGCGCTCCATCCTCATCTGGTCCTACCTGCAGCTGGGCGTCCTGGGCACTTGCTGTGCCTTTTCGCAGTCTTACTGGGTCTACTGCACCTTTCGCTTCCTGAGCGGCATGGCCGTGTCGGGCATCATCCTCAACTCCGTCTCCCTGA AGGTGGAGTGGATCCCCACCAAAACCAGGACTCTGGTGGGAACGCTGACCTCCTTCTACTTCACCTTCGGTCAGATGGTCTTGGCGGGCTTGGCTTATTGGCTGCGGGACTGGAGGAAGCTGCACGTGGCCGTGTGCGCTCCCCACATCCTCTTCTTTGCTTACAGTTG GTGGTTTGCCGAGTCCGCCCGCTGGCTGCTGCTCAGGCAGCGACCCGGGGAGGCGCTGAAGACCCTCCGCAGAGTGGCCCGCATCAACGGAAAAGCCCACGTGTCCGACGGGCTGACACCGGAG GTGCTTCGCTCGCACATGAGCAAGGAGCTGGAGACGGACCAGCAGAGCTTGACCGCCTACGACCTCCTGAGGACGCCCGCCATGAGACGAATCTCCATCGGCCTCATCGCCGTCTG GTTCTCCACCAGCTTTGCCTACTACGGCTTAGCGATGGACCTGCAGAAGTTTGGG GTGAGCATTTACGTGATTCAGCTCATTTTCGGAGCCGTGGATATTCCCGCCAAAGTCGCGGCCCTGGGCATGCTGAGTTTTCTCGGGAGAAGGGTGTCTCAGGCCGCCTGCCTCTTGGCGTCCGCCCTCATCATCTTCTCCAACATCTTTGTCCCCGCGG AGCAGCAAGTAGTCAGGACCACTCTGGCGTGTCTGGGTAAGGCTTTCACCTCAGCCTCCTTCACCACCGTCTACCTGTACACCGGAGAACTCTACCCCACCGTCATCAG GCAAACGGGAATGGGTCTGGTGTCCACCATGGCCAGGGTGGGCAGCATGGCGGCGCCCGCCGTCCTCATCTTGGACGAG GTCTTCCCCGCTTTGCCCAGCGTGGTGTACGGGGGGGCGGCCGTCCTGGCTTCGGGCTTCGCCTGCATCCTGCCCGAGACGCTCAACGTTCCCTTGCCGGACACCGTGCAGGACGTGGAGGACAGATG